The sequence GCCCGACACCTCGTCGGCGCAGGAGACGCGGAGCGCTGCCGCACCGAAGGCCGCCGCCAACATCGACGCACTGCTCGCGCTGCAAGGTGTCGAGGAGGATCCGGTCGAGCGCCGCAAGCGCTCGGTCGCCCGCGGCAGGACCGCGCTCGACGTGCTCGACGAGCTCAAGATGGGGCTGTTGTCCGGCAATCTCGACGCCTCGACCGTGATGCGGCTGCGCGACGCCGCGGCGAACCTGAAATCGTCCTCGGGCGATCCCGGACTGGATTCCGTGCTCTCGGAGATCGAGCTGCGCGTCGAGGTGGAGCTGGCGAAGG is a genomic window of Bradyrhizobium sp. CB1717 containing:
- a CDS encoding flagellar assembly protein FliX, which translates into the protein MRIYGPNGTTLGTPASQARRTGSGTFVLPDTSSAQETRSAAAPKAAANIDALLALQGVEEDPVERRKRSVARGRTALDVLDELKMGLLSGNLDASTVMRLRDAAANLKSSSGDPGLDSVLSEIELRVEVELAKAGQA